From a region of the Chrysemys picta bellii isolate R12L10 chromosome 7, ASM1138683v2, whole genome shotgun sequence genome:
- the LOC135972640 gene encoding uncharacterized protein LOC135972640: MMESQDCKRAPAWTEREVRDLLAIWGDESLLAELRSSKLNGKILEKVSKAMKDKGHNRDAQQCRVKIKELRQAYHKAREANGRSGAEPQTCRFYAELHAILGGAATTTPTVCYDSLTGETHREAGSGYEEDEDGENVDSSQPQGSGETGFPNSQDMFITLDLEPVTPELTQGVLPDPEGTQGTSAANVSPSQRLVKIRKRKRRTRDDMFTQLQMSSHADRAQQNAWRQSMTDYRKAQYEREERWRAESRDEQSKLRAEDDRWRQLADRRQESMLRLLEHQTDMLQRMVELQERQQEQRPPLQPLCNQQPSSPSSIAFSPRRPRTRWGGLRSPSHSTPDDCPSIRRLAFNKS; encoded by the exons atgatggagtcccaggattgcaaaagagctccagcatggacagaacgggaggtacgggatctgctcgccatatggggagacgaatcactGCTGGCTGAACTCCGAAGCAGTAAactaaatggcaaaatattagaaaaggtctccaaggccatgaaggacaaaggccataacagggatgcacaacagtgccgcgtgaaaattaaggagctaaggcaagcctaccacaaagccagagaagcaaacggaaggtccggggcagagccgcaaacatgccgcttctacgcggagctgcatgccattctagggggtgcagccaccactaccccaacagtgtgctatgactccctcactggagaaacacacagggaagcgggttcggggtatgaggaagatgaggatggagaaaatgtagatagctcacagccacaaggaagcggagaaaccggtttccccaacagccaggatatgtttatcaccctggacctggaaccagtaacccccgaactcacccaaggcgtgctcccagaccctgagggcacacaggggacctctg ctgcaaatgtttctccgtcacagaggctagtgaagattagaaagagaaaacgtaggacgcgtGATGACATGTTCACACAGCtacagatgtcctcccacgctgacagagcacagcagaatgcgtggaggcagtcaatgactgattacagaaaagcacaatatgaacgagaggagaggtggcgtgctgaatcgcgggatgaacagagcaagttgcgggctgaagatgataggtggcgtcagcttgcagacagaaggcaagagtcgatgctccggctgctggagcatcaaactgatatgctccagcgtatggttgagctgcaggaaaggcagcaggaacagagaccgccgctacagcccctgtgtaaccaacagccctcctccccaagttccatagccttctcacccagacgcccaagaacacggtgggggggcctccggtcacccagtcactccaccccagatgattgcccgagcatcagaaggctggccttcaataagagttaa